The Sardina pilchardus chromosome 5, fSarPil1.1, whole genome shotgun sequence DNA window TTATTAGTCGTACCACTGCAGATAGGCCAGAACACTGTCATTCAGACGAAGCGTTTCTACTTCCGCTACGCATTGGAGTTCTTCCTGGTTGCAGTCGCTTGAACAAGCCAAACTAGACAGACCTTAGGAAAAAATCAAGTTTTGCTTAATGAAGTCCTAAACTCTTAAAGTATTGGGGAAGTGATTGTTGTCGCGCCGTTGAGCACGTAGGATTACAGAGGAGACGATCGGCCGCGTCAGCTATGTGTGATCTTGTGCGATGCAAAAATTCATTCTGAACCattgagtgagtgcatgcagtccaaaatgcccgactgctgtgCCGCAGCGAATTGTAACCAGAAATCAGATCAGTCCGATATTGCTTTCTTTAGTTTCCCTCTGGATCCAGAAAGGTAAGATTTGTTTGACGTATGCCTGATTTTTGCAATAGCGATTTGTTGGAATACTTTCCCCCTATAACCAGCTTTTGTAAAGTTGTTCTCCAAGTCGCACTTTTAGTAGCATGTTAGCTGTTTGCTAGCGTTCCTCATACACTTTAAAGGAATATAACGCCGGTTGGTTCATAAGTGGAAGTCTTGCAAGTTGTTTGCATAATCATGGTTTCTTCTCTAATAGTTTAGATGGCTCTTAATCTATATAAATATGCATTGTGTGTTCTATGCAAATGTACATTTTTCAAAATCCTTTCATTTTGTAACCATCCCAGTAGGCTAGCTAAAATcagtcctccccctccccccctcccccggcgGTCCACGGTGCACCTAATTCTAGTTTATCAGGGCCTTGGCCCTCTGTTAGTTCTGAGGTAGGCTAGAAGTACATTCTGTTGTTTTACTGCATTAACAATATCATTGTTTTCTTCTCTTATTTTTTGCCATTCAGATGTAAACAATGGCTGAATAATTGTCAGAGACCAGATCTTGGGACCAAAACCCCTGAGCAGTTGCACCAGAGTTACAAGCTCTGTGCAAAACACTTTGATGGTTCCCTGTTGTGTCAGGAGGTATGTACCTATCTATGCTAATGTTGATGATAGTTTATTTGTATCTGCAGAGGAATATTGACCAGGAGTTGAGCCAATCAAtttcacatttgttttattgttaaaATGATCTTACAcatatttaattatttgttcCCTTTGGTGAATTATTTTCATCATAGTTTGAGTTTCCCCTCCTCCTATTTTTTTTGTAGGTCATCCGTAGTCATTCCACATCATTATTtaatctaaagcctaccttacactgaccagatttgggaaagattcttgaaagattgtagtcttttaatttatgcccctcattcaagctttactcaaaagactacaatctttcaagaatattCCCCAAATCTTGTCTGTGTAAGCTATAGGCTTTAGAAATATAGCTATCAGCATTTACAACCTTTTAAAGTACTGTTGTGGAAAATCTAGCTGCCTCAATTATCGGATACTTAATATTTACGTTCAGTTGCCGAACACCTGGTAATCTAACATGTTttgtggtgtaggctacatgcaaaaCATATGATGCTCTTGGACTCATGCAACAGGATTTGTTTTGTAGTTTGAAGTAACACTGCATGCACATCTGAAAGATAGGCTTTGGTTTTACTAAATGCTATCTTCAGGTGCTCAATAGACTCCTGTTGTAACTCATATATTTGAGTGACATattatacatatttatttgaGTCACCCTTTCATTTACTTATGATAAGTTCTGTGTGACCACTAGGTGTTGGGTTAAGGAGCCCAGTTTGCCTAACTGACCACATATTTTTCTGTTTTGGTCAAATCTGTTTGCACTTATTGCATCTGTTTGCCCTGCAATGACCGAAGCATTACCAAGAAGAGCAAAAGTAGGCTTTCAGCATCTTGAATGTTTGTGTTGCTACCCTGTAGCATGGTTTGAGAATATGGTTTATTTTGGTATTTAAAGGACAAAATGTATATGTCTTTCAGGGTAATGCAGAGGTTTTGAAGGATGGAGCTGTTCCTACTATATTTGATAAATTTAAACCTGAACCGCAGACCTACAGAAGGAAACGTCCAGGAGAACCGGTGAGTGCATGCTGTGGTAAAGAGGGACACCTAAAGAACGTATCCTGTGCTTAACTTTATCTTCATCTTCATACATAAGAGTAAAATTGATCAGATAATGGTTAATATGTCTGTGTAATATGTCATTAACGATAGAAAAAACAATCTTATCATTGTTTTAAGACGTAATATCTTTTTTAGTATGTGTGAAGGAAGTCTTTTACTCAAATATAAGGCTTCGATGGCTATTCTAAATTTCTGCATGAACGCTTAGATCTGAAAATTAGCTTGCTAATGTTGACAAATGTTACATTGTTTATCCCACTGGAGTGTAGATTGTAGCATTGGAAACTCACCTAGATGACTCATCAGATTTAGATTTGAATTTGGAGCAGTCTGCCATATCAGTGCAGTATGGTTTAAAATGTCTTGTTTGTGGATCACTTCATATTCATTCTAAaatatgcattcacacacttGTACTTGTTGTAATGTCTTTTCACAGATTGCTGGAGAGCCTGATGCTGTGAAGAAATCTAAAGGTTTGTATTTATTCTACCTGTTGTTGTATATGTTGTATATTGTATGCATGGATGTATGAGTAGATGTACCATGCTGCTGAAATGTTAAATGTGAACAATAGCATTCATTCCTTTCCCACAGATGGTGACCTAGAGGAGCTGAACGTGGAGATCGACAGGGAGGCTGGGGAGAACAGTGCTGATTGTGAACCGTTGCAGGATGACATGGGTGCAAGGGATGATCCCCACTCAAAGAGCAAAGAAATCCTCAAGCTCTACTTCAAGGAGACGCTGGCTCTGACTGGCTTCAGCCTTGGGAACAACACCTCCCTCAGTGTAGCTGGTTCACTGAGTGGCCAGGGCAGCCAGCTGCAAACCAATCGCCTGTGCGATGAAAAAGTCGACAAGAAAGAGGTGATGAAGTTCGGCGAGGACCTCATACGAGAGGAGATTCGGACCAGCCTGCGGCACGCCCGCTTCTTCTCGATCCTCCTACAGGACATGATCCGTATCGAAGGGAAAGAGCAAATCCCTATATTTGTCCGCACAGTCACTGACATCGGCTTCCCTCAGAAGCACCTCTTAGGGTTTTTGCCGTGCGACGTGGACTGCGAGAGTCTGTTCTACATGCTTCTGTCGGAGATCCGAAACAAGTGGGGCCTGAGGATGGAGCACTGTCGCGGGCTCACGTACCTCACCACAGGTGCAATTTGTCAGAAGATGAAGGAGCTATCCAGCAGGATATTGAGAGACTTCCCACAAGTCGTCCTGGCTCCGAGTGACCCATATGCCTTTAACATGTGGCTGATCCGATCTATGCCCATGCTCTCAATCCAGAATGTGATGAGCGCTGTCGAGGAAGTGGCAGCTCTTCTGCGAGAGATACCTCTTCTGTGGACTGAACTAGAGCTGAAGATCTTTTCAACCTACAGCCACATGAAAGGTGAAGTGGATCGGATCAAAGACTCTTGTCAGGGGCGCTGGGAATATGGCATCAATGCTTTCCAGACCATGCTGGATATCCTAGAGCCATTCCTGTCTTGCTTGTCAGGAACAAGCATGAAAGTCGAACTGGAATCCAGACCAGACACCGCCGAGCAGCTGGCGAAGCTGACTCTGGTGCTGAGAAATTTCAACTTCATCATAACACTGGTGGTGCTGAAGAACACCCTTTGTTGTGTCAGCATCCTCAACCCAAGTCTCAGGGGAAcaatcagcatcagcagcacgTTACAGTACACCATCTCCAATGCCTTGAAGCTACTCAACAAGTACTTGCAGGAGATCGCCATACACCACAGGAAGTGGTTTTCTGATGCAGTGGGCCGGGCCAAGAAGTTAGGTGTAACAGTCACTCTGCCAGAGGACGCAACAGAGAATTCCCAAAATGCTGCTGAGTCCCAGGCCTCCCTTGAGGATTACTACAGGGAGTCGCTGTGCAGGAAGGTTTTGCACTACCTTGTTGATGAGGTCAAAAGGGTCTTTAGCACAGAGATGGTTCGAATCTTGCGCTGGTTGTCACTGGTGCCATCCTACATGGCAGATCATAACTTTAGCATCCGCAGAGATAAAGTGGCTGATGCAAACTTGAACAACTTGTCGCGGCCAGACACCTTCTATGATGAACTGGGATGCTGGGAGGTGAAATGGAGACATGCCAGCAAGCGAAGGATCCTGCCAACCACGGTGTTCGCGACGCTGAAAATACCTGATATCGGGTTCTACCCAAATGTTCAGAGCCTGCTGAGAGTTCTGGGTACGATCCCATGTGTGAACGCAGAAGCTGATGTTTACGGGCAGTATGACATGGTACTGGACCGTTACCACACTTACATGAGGGAAACCCCGGCGGATCAGAGACTGTGCAATGCAGCATTTGTCTATGTTAATCAAGATGTGCATATGAACATGGAAGCTATGGTGGAGTCCTATGTCGAAAAACACCCAGACATGTTGCAGTTGTTGGAGATGGTAAATAATTTAAAgatgttattattattcaaaGCTGTTACAGTCAATGATATTCAGTTCAGTGGCCTTAATTTTATCATTGTGCTTGTGTTTCAGGATGAAGTAATGGAGACTGAACCTTCAGGTAGATACACCTTTGATATTTTCTGTGAAAGTGATGTGCCCTTGCTATATGTTTTgtaagttgtttttgttgttgacatTTATGTGTTCTTAGCCTTGCTCTATTCTAACAACAGCCAATTCCTTTTTTAGCACCTGAGAATGATGGCAATGGTGATGGAGAAGAAACACAAATGGTGTTGTCAACAGTAGACATGGAAAGACCTAAACAGACAGATTGTTCCGAGACCAACAAGGAAGCTCTCAAATCAGCCTTACAGTCAGCAGTGACCGCAGCCTTCAGTAGCCACAACAAGAAGTGCAAGGGGTCCACTGAAGAGTCGGAGTCTGGGACGGAGTATGTGTCCAAGTCCGAGATGAAAGAAGTCCTCCGGGTGTGTGAGGACGCAGTTCGGGAGGGAATTCTGTCCGAAGTAGGCAactccttcttctccctcttcatcgACCGCATCGTCCGAATGGGAGAGGTGGACTACCTGCCCCTCTTCCTCAGGTTTGTCGACAGTTTCGACGTCATGCGTCTCGAGCTGCTGGGCTTTGTGGAGACTGATCTGGACTGTGAGGCCATGTCCCAGCGGCTATTTGATCTGGTCACTAGTGAGTGGCGGCTGGACCTGAAGTACTGTAGAGGGCAGGCATACTTAGGTTCAGGTGAGGTCTCGTACAAACTCAAAGCCTTTGCCTGCAAAGTTCAGGAAAAGCACCCACTTGCAATATGCTCCTACAGCTCCTGCTATTCCTTCAACACGTGGTGGTCAAGGGCAATTCCTGTTTCCTCAATTACTAGGGCACTTGATGTACTAGAAGAGGTCATGTTGTTTTTTGGCAGTACCCCTGCATTAGAGAAGCAGCTGGACCAGGTCATAGGTATCGGCCTGAGGGAGAGCTTTGAGAAGATCCACGAGCTTCAAGGCAAATTTTGCTCTGTTTGGATGGAAAAGCATGATTGCTACGAGGTCTTTGTGCAGATGCTGGAGCCATTGGTGGAGTGTCTTGAGAAGATCCACCTCAACAAACCTCAACGCTGGAAGGCAGCAGAGTCAAGCAAAGCTGGTTTTCTGCTTCGACTCCTTCAGGACTTTGATTTCATCTTGCCCATGGTTGCTCTCAAGAATGCTTCCTCCTTCACCAGAGAGCTAAGCGCAGGGTTGCAAAAAGACCACTTCAGCGCTGCCTCACAGCTTTGTCAGATTAGCGGCATTGTGGCTACCCTAAACAGGGTGAAAACTAACATCAAAGTTTTCCACCAGAATTGGTTTGAGGAGGCCTGTGCCCTTGCACAGAGTCTGAAAGTGCAGATTAAATTACCTGATAGTGCAGTTGCATCAAGGGACGGAATGGTCAAGCCTGCAACATATTACAAAGAAATGCTCAGTATGCCCCTGGTTGACAACCTCATCAGTGCTGTAAAGGACCATTTCTCAGATGACCACAAGGAGGCATTGAACTTCCTGTCACTTGTCCCGTGCTCAGTAACTGTGAGCTATATGTTTGAGATCCTCAAGTCAAAGCCACCTCTTTATGTCAATGACCTGCCTGACCCAGACAACTTTTCCACTGAGCTTAGCTGTTGGAGGGTGAAGTGGAAGACCAAAATGGTGGCAGTCACCATCCCAGATACCATATTTCAAACACTAAGGCTACCTGTCATGCAGTATTTTGCCAACATTGCTACACTTCTGAGGATCATGTGTGTCTTACCGAGCACGGCTTTGGAGTTCTGTGGTGAGACAACTTGCCACAGTAAGTACCAGGAGTATCTGAAAAATACTGTCAGTGCAGACAGGACTCCATGTTTAGCCATGTTGCAGGTTGGGACCAACTTCAGCAGGGATCTGGAAAGGATGGTTGCACAGTGCTTGAAGATCACACCCAAGACCTTAGAGGGCATTTGTCTTGTAAGTTTAATAGTAACCCTTCAGTTTATTTTCTTTGCTCATAATTCCAGTGTCTGatgtcataaaaaaaaaatatgcctgtGGATCCTTGTACTAAAATGTTATCTCCATCCATAGGATCAAGAATCAAAAAATATCATGAAGAATTCTGAGATCAATGCTGCAGGTAAGACTATGATTCCTAAAAGTGAGTTAATGAAGTAATGAAATGCACTTGGCTAAGTTGTGATGTTAGCTTTTCTGATGGGTTATGGTTTATAAACTGCACTGGTAAATTGCAGACTTAATTTGTCTTGCATGCACTGGACTTCATCAATGCTCGCTGGCTACTGTTATACATCATTTAAATGTGGACAATGTAGTAATATAGGTGATTTTGAGAGGTATCGTCAAACAGGGTGGACCAGCATAGAAAATTGATGACGGTCCTCCGAAGTCCTCATTGTGACATAGTCGTAGGGGGTGGGGCTTGGGATTGGTCAAATGGTCATGCTATCTCATATTCTGGAATATCTGCTGTAAAAATTTAATCATACCCATAAATTACCCCATACATTTTAGGACCAcagaatattttttaaataaatcaatcTACAAGTAAATGGTAGTTTTTTGCTCACATTTAATACATGTATCATTATGCACattaccctccagaattattggcacctttaagttgacttaaaaacaGGTATAAGAATGCAAAAAgatgtctgtttttgtctcaTTGCATGCATTGAGAATAGCAAGATGGCTGAAATGCTCCTCATAAAAAAAAGGCTCATTTTGCAATGACTGTCTAGTCATCTTTTTCAGCGTGAAACCACGCAAAAATGGGTATAACAAATAATATTTTAGTGATTTATTGTAATCTCTCCTAATGataaaaatgaggaaaaattcgACATTGAAGGGAAGCAATTTTATTTTGACAATTTTTGCCACCCTTAGGAAATCTTGCATAAAAAATGTAACAAACATTTTACTATTtatattacatttattttagTTAATCAGTGTCTGAACTTTCAGAAGTTGTTCATGACTTACTTTATTTTCATACCTTATTGAAAAAGTGACACAGAGGCTAAATCTCCTAGTCATTTTgtgaatacactaaattgaaataaaaccaAAGCATGTTGAGATTTGTAAGCCAGGAATGACCTTTTAAAAACTCGCTACTTCATTAAAATGCCTGTTTACAGttaaacaaataattaaaaaggtTCTAATGTACTAAAAACATGGGTACACTAAATCGCCAAaagattattattttattttttacacctgtttttagtcaactttacccaaggtgccaataattctggagggtactatATGCGCCTTGGAAATGAATGGAATtgtccaataataataataatgtcattGCGTTTGTTTCAGAGTACAACacggaggatggagaggagttTGAATCTCGCCTTGCCACAAATGTAAAGGATGAGCAGGGGCAGCAGGCAATTGATACAAATGGGCACTCAGGAGACAATCGGATGAGCGCAAGGAGACTGTTTCACCAGGCAGCACGTCTGGCCAGGAAGGGCGCATTCCTTTCAAGCCTGCCAAGGGATGATCAGGACGCGCTGACTGAGGAGCTAAGTTTGTGCCACTGGTCACAGGCAGATGATGAAGGCTCCATCATAACAGACCAGGAGTTCCTTGAAGGCATTGTCAAGGCTATCCGTGAGGCTATCCTTGAAGAAGTACATGAGTCCCCTTTCTTCTCGGTCATCATTGATAAAGTGGTCACAGTTGCTCTGAAGAGGTACTTGCCCGTGTTTGTGAGGTATGTTAGTGTCTACACACCAAAGGTAGAGCTGTTGGGTTTCCTTCCCTTGAGTGACAACTGTCAGGGAGATTCTCAGGCCAAGACCCTGTCACAGACACTCACTGATGACTGGGGATTGCAAATGAGCAGCTGCCGTGGCCAAGCATACATGCGATCAGGGCCAGAGTGTCAAAGCCTCAGGAAATTGTCGTTGGACTTTCTGGAGAGTTACCCTCTCGCTGTGGTCACACCCAGTGAATCGTGTGGTATGGCTCATTGGCTGGCAGGAAGTCTTCAGTGTGACCACATATCATCCCTCCTTGGCATTGTTGAAGACCTGCTGCAATTTTTTTCCCAGTCGCAGACACTGGAGAACAAGCTTGCCGAGACAGTTGATGGGCTGTTGAACACCCCTCGCGAGGCATTTGATGAGAGCCCCGAAACCTGCTGCTccaggtggaggaagagggaggactTCTTTGACGCCCTTGTGGACACGTTGGAGGGGATTCTGAGCTGTTTGGATTCAGTCAATGCGAACAGCGAGGGCATTTGGAGCAGCAGCATGGCTCTCCACGCTGGCATCCTTTCCTCCGGCATTCGAGGGACAGAGTTTGTGGTTACGTTGGTGATTCTCAAGAACGCTTGCTCCCCGCTGAAGAACTGTAGCACAGTATTCCGCTGCGGAAACCCTGCTGACATCATGTGCGAGCTGGAGAAGATCCCACTCATCATGGAGTCCCTCAGCAATATGCTTGCAAATGTCGACGCTGTGCACTCTGGTTGGTTTGAACAAGCCTTACAGCTCATCACAAAGGTTTCTGGCTTGGTCGTTTTTCCCGAGATGGCAGGTCTGGCCCAGTCACCTGAGATTCACTACAGAGAGACCATCACCTTCCCTGTGCTAACGGGTCTGATTGAGGAAATGAAGTACAACTTCTCAGACGACCACCTGAAGGCCCTGAAAgtgctctctctgcttcccaCTTGTGGCCCACCGCCGGTGGTGCCAGAATCGCCCGATCAGCTCCATGTCATCTTCCAAGACGAGCTTCCGGAACCGGACACGGCTGAACAAGATTTCAACACCTGGGCGACTGCATGGAGGGAGAAACACCAAGAGTTCTCCCCACCAGCTTCCATCTCGGAGACACTTGTCCACACCGAGTCCAGGAATAACCCCAACGTGACCACACTGCTGAAGCGGGTGGCCGTCCTGCCGAGTGTCAGCATGGAGTGTGACCTGATGAAGAGCTCCCTGAACTCCCTTAAAGGGCTGCTCAAGAACACGGTCTGTCGGGGCAGCCGGACCGACACAGTGATGCTGCTCAGTCATCGGCCTGTGTTTCACCTGCTGGAGGAAATCATTGACAAGTGCATTGATGGTGAACCCGAGAGTCAGTCATATCTTACAAAGGTAAAAGACTCTCAGCAGACACATAGACCTCTTAGCTCATATATGCAAATATTACTTTTTTTTAGGTTATTCATTTTGCTGTCAGCAGTTTTTGTACCTGAAATGTGGTCAGCACCAAGGTAGTTGGTGTCCAGTTTGTTATTCCTTGACATTGTATAGCAACTTTGTGCCAACAAGTAATAATGCTCAATGTTTGCCTACCCTATTTAGCTGTATGCAGACCATGACAAAGTACCAATCTCGCTTACAACTTTCATGTCAAAAAAGATCAGATCATATACAGTGACGTGAATTCATAATGACATAAATCATAAATGACAATTAGATGTAGTTGTAGGCTTGTGTATGGACTACATTTGCATTatgctttatttcatttttgtagTTGGTACAAAGCCCCGCTCATTTTTAACTGCCCTAGCAAGCAGAACTGTACACCAAGCTTCGGATACATATGCGATGAGAGTAATTGTTCTGGTGAAAACTGAACACAATCCTAGAAATAGCACTTTAAATCAGTAAATTGATCATCAGCTTCATTAATACACTGATGTTGGCCCTCATCATACAAATCTTTAGCATCAGTAATATGTTTACATTGAATTCATTTTAATCACCATTTCATGTACTCATTGTTGTTTTATCCAAAGGTGAAGCAGAGAATTGACAGTTTTAAACTGAAAAGTGGTAAGTCATATTGTATTACATATTGTATACATTTTCAAATGGCCATATTGTACAATACttattactttttcaaagtatACATACATGTTTTACTTACTGCATCCTCTTTCCTCACAGAACTGACTCTGGAAACCAACGGTTCTTGTAAACAAGAGGTGGACATTGATGGATTCCAAGTGAAGGTGAAAGATGAACATCCTGTCATTAAGATGGA harbors:
- the si:dkey-250d21.1 gene encoding uncharacterized protein si:dkey-250d21.1, which produces MQSKMPDCCAAANCNQKSDQSDIAFFSFPLDPERCKQWLNNCQRPDLGTKTPEQLHQSYKLCAKHFDGSLLCQEGNAEVLKDGAVPTIFDKFKPEPQTYRRKRPGEPIAGEPDAVKKSKDGDLEELNVEIDREAGENSADCEPLQDDMGARDDPHSKSKEILKLYFKETLALTGFSLGNNTSLSVAGSLSGQGSQLQTNRLCDEKVDKKEVMKFGEDLIREEIRTSLRHARFFSILLQDMIRIEGKEQIPIFVRTVTDIGFPQKHLLGFLPCDVDCESLFYMLLSEIRNKWGLRMEHCRGLTYLTTGAICQKMKELSSRILRDFPQVVLAPSDPYAFNMWLIRSMPMLSIQNVMSAVEEVAALLREIPLLWTELELKIFSTYSHMKGEVDRIKDSCQGRWEYGINAFQTMLDILEPFLSCLSGTSMKVELESRPDTAEQLAKLTLVLRNFNFIITLVVLKNTLCCVSILNPSLRGTISISSTLQYTISNALKLLNKYLQEIAIHHRKWFSDAVGRAKKLGVTVTLPEDATENSQNAAESQASLEDYYRESLCRKVLHYLVDEVKRVFSTEMVRILRWLSLVPSYMADHNFSIRRDKVADANLNNLSRPDTFYDELGCWEVKWRHASKRRILPTTVFATLKIPDIGFYPNVQSLLRVLGTIPCVNAEADVYGQYDMVLDRYHTYMRETPADQRLCNAAFVYVNQDVHMNMEAMVESYVEKHPDMLQLLEMDEVMETEPSAPENDGNGDGEETQMVLSTVDMERPKQTDCSETNKEALKSALQSAVTAAFSSHNKKCKGSTEESESGTEYVSKSEMKEVLRVCEDAVREGILSEVGNSFFSLFIDRIVRMGEVDYLPLFLRFVDSFDVMRLELLGFVETDLDCEAMSQRLFDLVTSEWRLDLKYCRGQAYLGSGEVSYKLKAFACKVQEKHPLAICSYSSCYSFNTWWSRAIPVSSITRALDVLEEVMLFFGSTPALEKQLDQVIGIGLRESFEKIHELQGKFCSVWMEKHDCYEVFVQMLEPLVECLEKIHLNKPQRWKAAESSKAGFLLRLLQDFDFILPMVALKNASSFTRELSAGLQKDHFSAASQLCQISGIVATLNRVKTNIKVFHQNWFEEACALAQSLKVQIKLPDSAVASRDGMVKPATYYKEMLSMPLVDNLISAVKDHFSDDHKEALNFLSLVPCSVTVSYMFEILKSKPPLYVNDLPDPDNFSTELSCWRVKWKTKMVAVTIPDTIFQTLRLPVMQYFANIATLLRIMCVLPSTALEFCGETTCHSKYQEYLKNTVSADRTPCLAMLQVGTNFSRDLERMVAQCLKITPKTLEGICLDQESKNIMKNSEINAAEYNTEDGEEFESRLATNVKDEQGQQAIDTNGHSGDNRMSARRLFHQAARLARKGAFLSSLPRDDQDALTEELSLCHWSQADDEGSIITDQEFLEGIVKAIREAILEEVHESPFFSVIIDKVVTVALKRYLPVFVRYVSVYTPKVELLGFLPLSDNCQGDSQAKTLSQTLTDDWGLQMSSCRGQAYMRSGPECQSLRKLSLDFLESYPLAVVTPSESCGMAHWLAGSLQCDHISSLLGIVEDLLQFFSQSQTLENKLAETVDGLLNTPREAFDESPETCCSRWRKREDFFDALVDTLEGILSCLDSVNANSEGIWSSSMALHAGILSSGIRGTEFVVTLVILKNACSPLKNCSTVFRCGNPADIMCELEKIPLIMESLSNMLANVDAVHSGWFEQALQLITKVSGLVVFPEMAGLAQSPEIHYRETITFPVLTGLIEEMKYNFSDDHLKALKVLSLLPTCGPPPVVPESPDQLHVIFQDELPEPDTAEQDFNTWATAWREKHQEFSPPASISETLVHTESRNNPNVTTLLKRVAVLPSVSMECDLMKSSLNSLKGLLKNTVCRGSRTDTVMLLSHRPVFHLLEEIIDKCIDGEPESQSYLTKVKQRIDSFKLKSELTLETNGSCKQEVDIDGFQVKVKDEHPVIKMEDSENSVKLLFSFYSPSVREEILKELWDSQFFTVIIEQDVDIDSEPHVPVCIRYLDKQVTQCEETLAFIPVSTDVKAFVDSLEAVLSEKWGLNMAFCRGLSLLCTGSVGEQMKLALTLFSQRYSQVICTLSSAVSLNVWLARSSPVAIMGTRGHLSEELLQWFTADVQRQARLEDTIVSLFAPDEAKGNELRDKLNCKHWERSHNTLDFMVDILEAVTLCLGEMRHGTSGQERRDVLRFYDTVQDFKFIFTVVALKNILSITKNVSQGLQGKPLDMLHAVNNFPVLSVMLDEVKTNLYSCHQTWFTEAVTLASKLQIHLLHPALLDSLSGHYRETVSRAAVEKVITEIGELFPDHVTDAMRCLQVVPYVLSKSEDNSVDVDLVNMFSEDLPDLASFSDEAQKWKAKWTDSMGAHLYLPSTVLDTLKVSDISSFSNVEMLLRILVVLPFSRRESTFRQGRRALQEFIQQPQRKLSELHPL